The Anomalospiza imberbis isolate Cuckoo-Finch-1a 21T00152 chromosome 2, ASM3175350v1, whole genome shotgun sequence nucleotide sequence CTCCCACCCAGGCGTGGCGGAGCCCCCTCACCGCCCCGTTATCGCCCCCTCACCGCCCCGTTATCGCCCCCTCACCGCCCCCTCACCGCCCCGTTATCGCCCCCTCACCGGCCGACCCCGCTGCGCCCCGCGGGCGATGGCAGCCGAGGCGCGGCCGGGCTGGCTGGGGTCACGCCGGGCCCCCCCGGGGGTTCTATGTGGCTGCAGGGTGCCCTCGAAGCGATGCACGGGGGAGGGCACAGCAGGAAAGGGCCTTCTCCGGGAACCGTCCGTGTCCCCTCAGCCGCGTGTAGGAGGGACCGGCGATCCCGAGCCCTGCCTGCGCGCCCTCCGTGCGACAcatcatattttccttttgcttgAAGTAGCCACCAGGCCTCCTGGCTTTACTTTGTTAATCCAGTGCAGTTTCTGTGTATTTGGTAATCCCCTGAGAGCTTCTCTTCAATGAACTTTCTGTGTGACTTTGACGCATTGTAAAATTCCGGCTTTTGAGGTGTCAGGGCACAAGTCCAGACGTTTAGTAGCTTTCCAGTCTATTAGGTCAGGACTTCTCTACCTTCAAGTCCAGACGTTTAGTAGCTTTCCAGTCTATTAGGTCAGGACTTCTCTACCTTCAGGCAGGTGGTTGCAGCCCCTTCCAGGTGATTTTCATTACGGCTGCACGCCACTGGCCAGCTTTTCTCGGTGTGTGCTATAAACACTGGATGATGAGCTGCTTGTCTCAAAGACTGACTTGGGCAGCTTGGAAAAAATGCAGACAGCTAGATTTAGCTCCATTTCATGCTCTCTGTCTTTTGATCAAGGTTGCTCTTagaataagatttttttctgaagttgcACATGTGCTTTTTATATTCTTGGTAAAAGATCTAAAGGCTAACACtgtcctcttcttcttccttcccagtGGTGAGCAGCATGCCTTTCCAGATGTATTTCTATTCCACAGCCTTTTAGCAGTCTTCCCTAGTGTTTTCTTATCACCTATTCTCCACGTGATCATAACAACAGGTGAAATAAAGGTACCGGGGACCAAACACTGTTAATTTTTCCATAGTGTTTCTTTTGagtatttttccttctgttttagAATTTGGCTATATAAAAATAGACTTTTCATACAAGACCGCCAGAACCTATTGTTAAATACATACAACAATCTTGTGTGGACAAGGCCTTGGagtctcctctgctgctctcctaatttattttttgttttctttggagAGCTTTCACTCTGTAGTGATGACATTTGCCTGAACAGTACCTCAGCTAATAAGAGAGAGATTGAGCTGCGGACAGGGGAAGGGACTAAGGAGTCTGCAGGGACATCCACCCCCTTCATCCTACCTGCTGCACTGCAGCTCACATGGGGTAATTTGTCAcctcatttttcctgttttatggGTAGATCTGGCCCTTTAGGGACCAGTAGCATTCAAATTTGCCATTTTACCCTatgagcacagccctgcctgttcctgttcttctgtgagggaGCTTACCTCCTTTTCTGGTGTTTTCCTTTAGGTGGACTTTGACTTCACTGTGAATGTTACTTTTCTAAACCTTACACAGTGTTCTTGAGCTGTTCTTGGATATCTGATATCCCCCTGTGTGGCTTTCAGAGAGCGTCTGAGTGAGGACAGAGCATGGTCTGCCTGTGGAGGGAGCCCGGGCCTGGGGCAAGCAGGGATTGGTCAGCTGGAGCCTCAGGGGCATTGGGAATTAAGATTGTGAAGATGCCCTGAGTGTCAGAGGCACTGTGGGCTTCTGTGCTTCTTCCCATCCTCATGTAGAACTTTCAGGGTTGCTTCTGGACTTGAGAGCAGTGAATTTTCTGGAAGGGATAATGAAGGGATTTCAAACAGTAGAAGTGTCTCCCTGGAAGGAATTTACAAGTCTTGTACACATAAACTCACTTTAAGGGTTTTCTGATGTAGTTCTTAAGCATGAGAATGTCTTCATGTTAATAACCTGAGTCAGTATATGcattcagaaaaatatattgaattttGGAGGCATTTGTAATAGCTGTACGTAATATTTCTACTGTATGTTCTGAGTTACCTTTCCTTGCAAAACCTCGCAGTTAATTACTTCTTGGTTCCTAAGGCATTAATTTGCAAACTAAAAGGAAGAGTATTAAAAAATCAactaaaaaattattaatagaTAAAAGATTTATATGGCCTTTTTATCTTCTGAAACAATGGCAAATTCTTCAGCAGCAACTTTTATCTGTGAGGGTTTTGATTCATAGGCATGGATCTAGACTTTGCAAATGCCAGTATGGGCTCACTGAACAGAAAATCACAAAAATTTCAACTTTTGACTTAAAAACTGAAGCTTTCTACCTCTTTCAGTTTCTTAGAGTCAAAGCATGGTTGTGTTCTTGCTTAGGGGGAAATAGCAGACCAGATTACTGTATGTATCAttcagttaataaaaaaaatgttatgaGTTAAGGAGTGATTGTAAATTTCTATCTGTCCTAACAAAAATTAATTGTTGTATAGGACCTAAAATAGGTCATGGTGTTGTGTATTGTTAGAGCATTGTGGCTAGAAATTGTGTTATCTGTCTGGACATACAGTCATTTCTatcataaataatttaaataatacatAATTTAATAATGTAAATGTTGTCAAAGCGTTTGTGTTTTGTTCAGTgaaaaaataggggaaaaagaATGATTTTGGTTTTACTAGGTAGCTTGACTCTGCAATTCTCTTCCGTGAGGCTGATGCCATAGGATCTTTGGGCTGTGAACAAGTCCCTGTTTGGCCAGCCTGGCCTGAGAAGCCAGCAAGGCAGTAAATTATACTCTGGAAAAGCCAGGTTTTGCAGATAAGAGCTTTCCTTAGGTGTGTGCTGTGTCAGAGGAATGGCAGAGTTTTCTCCCAGTGCCAGGGTAAGGTACCATTTTTCCAGCAGGCAGGAGGAAGTTGTTTTTGGAAACTTCATCTTGAAAGCTCTGTtagagcagaaggaaagggTGGAAGGGGAGGAGACTGCCAGTTCTGGCACTCTCCTTGTAATTCAGGGAATGAGGAGAGGAAAAGCCATGGGCAGCTCCACTTGAAATTATTCAAAATGTTCACTCACTGTTCAGGTAGCCGGTGGCTCTCGGTGACTTCTGCATAATGCAGGCGTATCCTTGTCTCCAGGCTCTGTTAAAGGCAATGCTCGTGTGCTGGTTCTTAGGCTGGATGCAGGGGAAATGGGTTTCTTGAGAGAAGAATCTTTCTCCGTTTTCTCCAGTTCTTTTCACTGGCTGAGTCCTTTCCAGCACCTCCGTTCCACGAGGTGGCACCGTTCCCTGGGAGAGGCTGCTATGCTGCCTGGGGTCAGAGGGCTCAGGGATGCTGCCTGGCAGAACCCACTTCAGGAGCTTTCTGAAAATGGCTGTGCTTTTCCATTGGTACATACCGTGTCTTTTGGGAGCTTCTtgactgccttttttttttttctttttttttcttttttcttgtagATTTGTGACATTTAGAGTAATCTTTTAATGGCATGGAAGTTAAAAGCAGGTGATGCTGAGCTAGAATGCTAGTTTACTTCATTTGGAGTCAAAATTGTGTGGCTTTTGAACATGGGAAGGAATGACCAATAGCTATCATTTCTAGGAAGGAAGGGAATAATTTCTATAGGATTTTCCAGATCCACAGGAAACCAAGAGCTGTAATGTCAACTTCCCTGTAAGAACAAAAGCCAAATCCATGTTGTATAGAAAGGGAACAGTGTTGCTGCTCTTTCTGAATTCTCTGTGGAGACTTGTTATTTCCAATTGGCCTCTCATTGAGGCCAAGCTCTTAGCGCTTAAGTAGAGGGTATAAGTTTTCTTTTGTTAGGAGGTTTTCTTAGTTAGCTGCATTCTTGGTGGAAGTTGTTTTACATCACAAGATtatgctgtttaaaaaaaaacattcaccATTGAAAAGGGTtagtttaattaatttcttttttcttgttgacATCTAAGAAAATGGACGATGATGATGACATTCCCCAGCTTTCATCCCATACGTTGGCTGCCCTCCAGGAGTTCTATTTggaacagcagcagagagagggCATGAAGACCTCCCAAGGGTTTAATCAATATTCCATTGGCTCAATAGAAGAAGACTGGGTAAGAAACTATGAATTTCAGTGAATGAAGCGCAGATAGAGGACTATTCCTGACCAAGTTTCTTTTGTGGCTCgataatgaaatgaaattaaagagGGGAGCACTCAAGATATTCCTGTGGCAACACTGTAGGGAGATTTGCTTTAGTATTAAATCTGGATATAGTTGTTTGCTTGACATGTGCGTGGTGGGTGCAAACTGAAAGTACGTGGAGAGGGAATAAAGCTGCTAACAGAAAGCTGCTTCTGGAAATTTTAACTCCAGCCTGGCATGTGATAGTAATAAAGACTCTTCCCTGAGTCTTGAGACAAACATagtttaacaagaccaagtgaTCTTTCCTTTCACatgaatttttttgtgtgtgtgttttatttctttatttttgtggaTGACTGTTTTGctgcttgtttttatttgtgACAGACTAATTTCTGATTTGTctctgggttgggtttttttggtcttcCTTTTTCTGATCCGTTCTGATTTATCTTTCttatccttttctttcttcccataCTGTCGCTTTTCAAGGTCCTTTTTCCTCGTCTGCTGATGGAACTATATTTAAGAGCACATAAATAATGTGCATCTGCATATTAGTTTTGAAATACTTTGTCAGTGGTTTGGATTTCTTGGTTTTCCTGATACTGCAGTTCATGCTTTGGAAACACCGAGTGTAAGGTACCTGCTGCATAGCACTCGATTACAGAAGTAGGAAGACTGTCAGGAAAACAGTCACCTTTCCAGCTTTACAGGTTGAGAACTGAGAAGTTGCTATGGATTGTGGTTTTCTTCAGTTATGACTCACCACACGTAactctgcacagcacagccaggagatTTGATGTTGTTTGTAATtgtgcattttctttctcagcaaCTGAGCCAGTTTTGGTACAGTGATGAAACTGCATCATGCCTGGCTAAGGAAGCAGTtctggcagctggaaaaggtGGCAGGTAAGTTTTAATAATCGTGTTGTAGATTTAACATCTCTCctctgcaaatattttgtttctgctaTGTAGACAAGTGCGTGCAGTTTAATTCATTAGTCATTGTACTTCAGTTTTGTTCAACTGAGATACTTCAGAACTGCTTTGATGTTATTTAGTTAATAGTTTATACTGATCTTCCTGCTTATCATTTAATTGAATGTAGTAGGCTGTGCCTTTTAAAAGTTTACTAGTaatctttttacttttttgagGAATACAAAGTGCTTCAGAGCACATTATTGActtgtaattattttcttagttTTATATTATGTTTCTGtagaagagatggaaaaaacTTGGTTTCCTTCCAACTTCTAtaaacagtaatttttaatttttgagtgtacttctttgcttttctgaaaCAAGACTTTCTCTGTAATTAAGCTTAAGATCTTTATGTAGCATGGGGTTCAACAGGTAATGACTTTCATACTTAAGACTTTGTTACTAAAGTAATTAATTGTTAGAATGGAGGAAGAATACTTTACATTTTTGGGACTaatgtttaaaatgttttcccaAAGCCTCTCTGAGGACTGCTGTAGAGTTTTGTTGCTATTGTTTGCCttttaaaagtacattttcaagTTACTGTGTTTTTTCAGGATAGCGTGCATTAGTGCACCAAGTGTATACCAGAAACTGAAAGAACAGGACGGTGAGGGTTTTTCCGTGTGCATACTGGAGTATGACAGAAGGTTTTCTGTGTATGGAGAAGAGTTTATCTTCTATGATTACAACCACCCTTTGGACTTACCTGAAAATCTCCTGCCACATAGTTTTGACATCGTAATAGCAGATCCACCCTATCTGTCTGAGGAATGTCTTCAAAAGACTGCAGAGACCATCAAATACCTAACAAAAGGAAAGATTCTGCTTTGCACAGGTATAACTAACAAAAGTATTAGGTCCCCTTAAGtagcttttttctctctttctaaTGACAAACTTACATGAGACAAATACTAACTCAAAAATGCTGAATTATCATCAATTTAAGGAGGAATCCTAAGTACTTGGAAGGAGGAATTTGAGTACTTGAGTTCaaactttattttaaacagaagtGGGTGTTAATAGTTCAAGTCAGTCCCTTTTTCCTATGGCATTAGGAATTTTACTAAATTTTTGAGGAATTATAAGATCGTCCAGCAAAATtccagaaatacaatttttcttGTAGAAGGGCCATTCTCTATAATTGCAGTGATTGAAATCTGGGAATGGCAAACATATATGCAAGTTATTGTTTATGTTTTAGGCACTGAAATACAgcaggaggaaataaaaagcagtGATACAGATAACTAGATATCTGTACTTGTGGGTCCTTCTTTTGGAAGGTGCACTTGCTGTTTTGAGAAGTGATGTGTGTCTACCCAAGTCATGGCTTTTCTTAAACTGTTTTGTTGTTACTGTATTATTATCTGAAGACATCCGGGAAACCTTTAATTTTTGGAAAGGTCAAAACCCTTCTGTATGTACAATTTGGGGGAAGGCAACCAAgcaggcaaaacaaaaaaaaattaaaatagtgtGGCCATAGAAAGCCTGCTCCTTGGTTTAAGTGCACATGGCAGTCAGACACAAGGGTGGTTCTCAGAAGTTTTTCCCTAGAATGGATAGGTGGTCCTTCAGTTTACTGCTCAAAGCAGTGATTTCTCAGGGTGTAGCTGCAAATATCACTCCGTGGTTTATGTAAGTGAAAGAGTAGATGTAATCTGTTTGCATTTCCCACGGCTCCCTACCATTTAAATTCCTTGGAATGTAGCAAGAAGACTGAGTTCAAGTTTGATTTCTCTAAAAAGGGCACTGATACCCTCTGCTTATATTTATGAAATTTCTTGGACATTAATTTACTTGGAATGTCTTTCATTCTTCTAGATTTACTTTGTTTCCCAACAGATTCTGTTGTTAAGGAAGGCTTGAGAGGGTGAGAGTGTAGTTGCTTTAAGCCTGccttccttaaaaaaaacaggCTCTCTGTGTATGCATTTGGGAGGAGCTATTTAAAAAGTTCAAACATTCAGTTACTGTTTTATCTTATTTAATACCAATTATTTTTGCTGCAGGTGCAGTCATGGAGGAAGAGGCAGCAAAGCAACTTGGTGTGAAGATGTGCAAGTTTATTCCAAAGCACTCACGAAATTTAGCCAATGAATTTCGATGCTATGTGAACTATGCTTCTGGACTGGACTGATTCTCCTAAGATTATCTAAAAATCTACAGTTTTTCAGTCAAGCTTCTTTCTGTTAACTGTCAGTTATGCCGCATTTCTCAGGGCTGAAATAATCGGCTCTGAGTACTGTTTTCTGGGATAGCTGGAATCAACACGATGTGATAGCCTCTCTCTTTTAAATGAGTAAGCATTTGCAGTTACTGTGTTTTGTATTAGGTAAATGCAGAGCAAGCAATGCAGGTGCTGGATAATGGGAACTTCTTTGTTAGAGTTTCATTTTAACTGGTAGCTTTTGCCATTTGAGGACACAGCAGTGACCTCTTTGAAGTGATTTTAGCCTATAACAACACATAGGTGTTTGCCTTGCAGGCATCAGAATCGTCGTTGCCAAAGAAGTTGATACTTCTGTAGTAGTGTGACCCAAACATGTCCCTTATATCTTGAATCATAATGGCTCTGATTAAATATAATACCtgctttttaataatttcaataTCAAAGAGGATCTACAAGTATGTCAAGTTACAAGAATGGttatggtttttttcccagttgcctggttttatctttttctcctgttccacagacagcagcagagcagtagAATAGAAGCATCTTAAAATCATTGAATCTTACAAAGCCACTGAGGATTAACATATTGATAAACTCCCACTGTTTCAAGTGGAAACATGCTAGATTTTATATTCAAAGTTTGGACTATATTTCAGTCAAAATAGATGATACATTGGAAAAGCTTTGCTTTGCATAAGTAGAGATTTTTGATATCTGGGAATTTTAAACTCAGTTTTGACTAACCTTTTGACTACACTACTGAAGTATTTCTGGGTGGAAATTAGTTCATAAATTTCAAGGCACTCAACACTTCTATAATCTCTAAAAACGCTCTACAAAACACAAGCACTTGTCTTTGTATGTCATACTGTGTAAAGGCTAACAGAAATGCTGCATCTACAAAACAAATCGTGTAAAATCAAGTACTAAATTTATTTTGTGGTGGGAATAAGCCTAATTAAGCTTGTGAGATGAGACTTTTTATAAGGCAGTGATAATACTCACGTTTCTGCTGTTTGGATGCAGATTTCCCCATCTGGTGGAGTAAACAGCTGAGCAGGAATAGTATAGATGGATTATAATCCTCTCAGTGCTCAGAGAATGGTGTTGTCTGAGCTGAACACAACAGTGGTTCATAAATACCCACCCAAGCCACTGTAGCTCTCCTCCCCATTTTCCAAGAGATCTGTTTGCTTCCTAAGGATTTTCCCTCCTCACATTTTATACCTGCTGCTTCCTCCCTGTGTGTGGTGTTCCTGGGTTCCGTGGTAAcagttttcttcctctttcacaTGCCTTGATTTCTGTCAGGCTGGTCACAGGTGTTGTTAAAAcaagggaagggcagcagaggaagCGCTCACAGGGAGAACAGGCACTGGCCTCTCCTTTCTGCTGTGTGAGCCCAGGGCCCATGCAGTCTTTCAAACTAGATGCCATCCTTGCTGCTGAGCCAGAATTCCCCTGAAAGTTACTGTCCACAGATGAAATACACCTGGGTTTAGTTGTTTTTTGGGAGGCTACACCATCACTTTCATGTGGCccatttgaaaataaagcaaaccaGAATGGTGACTGCGTAGCTCTTGGCACTAATCTGTACTTTAAACTGGTTTATTACCTCAGTGTCTTGCACACCAAGCAGATGGAGACAATGAAGTAACTAATGAAACTTTGTTTTTAACATAGAGGCTTCAAGTGGGACAGGTATGATTGCCAGAAGGGATGATACTGTTCCCCTGCCACCCACCTAAATTAGAATGTGCTGTTCAAATCGAAGCCTCAAGTATTTTGCTGGTTTGTTCACTTAATTTTGGTTAATGTGTATTACTGGGCTCTCCATAGCAGAGTTAAAAGTCAACTTTGCTAACTTCATCAGAGATACTTCTTAAAAAGATAAAAGTGCACCATTCAGTTGGTACCAAGAAGTTCACTTCCAAGAAAATCACTGCTGCTTCTCACAGGTAGGTCAGACTGCTTTGAAAAGGGGCACTGTGAAGATGCATAGTTACTGAACTGAGGGTACATGAAAATCTGTGCAGATGCACTAAACAGAGCAGCCCGTTGTCCACCAGCTTCCCTCTTAAAAGCCTGGGGAGTGCAGGCAGCTGCCCAAGCAGCTTGACTAGTGGCATTTACCACCTTCATCAGTGATGGGAGGTAAACTATTTTTATTATACTTGATTCCAAGGAAGTAGCTGTTTCTGAGAAGGGTACAAGTCACAAAAATCCATAGTGATTTTGTGTTTTGTGCCAGCGTGGTAGCTTTTAGAAATAGTATGTGGCAGCAAACCCCTCTTTTCTTCTGTAACAGGATTGTGAATAACAATGTCAGTGTCAAGTAGTGACTGACTGTACCGGGGTGTCTCATGGATGGACTTTCTGTTGGAACAGACTGTGGTGAAGTGTCAGCACCGTGCTCCTTTTCCAGTGGCAATTATGACTGCACAGTCATATGTGCTGCATCCTCTTTAACTGCCCTAGTCCAGGCAGTTACGGCTGTTCCCTCATCCTAGTGGGATTAATGGGTGTTTTTACTTTCTGAACACATCACAGCCAATGAATTTCGATGAATTTCGATGAAGGGCAGTAAAAaagcccttttcctcctgctgctttgaTGTTCATGTTCCCCCATGCAATTCCATGTTCACGTGTAGCTGTAGATCTTCACCTATTCAGACAGACACCTTCAGGTGATGACTGGTAAGTAAACCCAAACTAGCATCTCAGGCTTTCCTCAGCCTTCCTGAATGATAGGAATTTTCCACACTACCTTAAGTGATGCTACAGACAAGAAAATAATCTCATTACTGAGGATattgttctgtgttttgtgGCTCTTAATGTATTCCAGGGACAACCTTGTTGAAGGAAAAGATTTTCCTGGCACAACAAAAAATTTTCTTAAATCAGCTTCAGCTGCCAGATAGTTCTAGCTTTGAATGGTTTGCATTTATTGGGCCTGGAGTTGGTTCAGTGAGGCATTTCATGTCTTCCTTCTGTCAACAGTTTGTGAAGCCTTGAAGCAACTCCAATGAGCACTCCCTCCCCCATGCAAATTAAAGGCAAGGCTGCGGCAGCTGTAACCAGAGGGCTGGAAGCTAGAAAATGTCACACCACATTTGAAGTGAAACTGATATAAA carries:
- the EEF1AKMT1 gene encoding EEF1A lysine methyltransferase 1 isoform X1, producing MGFLREESFSVFSSSFHWLSPFQHLRSTRWHRSLGEAAMLPGVRGLRDAAWQNPLQELSENGCAFPLKMDDDDDIPQLSSHTLAALQEFYLEQQQREGMKTSQGFNQYSIGSIEEDWQLSQFWYSDETASCLAKEAVLAAGKGGRIACISAPSVYQKLKEQDGEGFSVCILEYDRRFSVYGEEFIFYDYNHPLDLPENLLPHSFDIVIADPPYLSEECLQKTAETIKYLTKGKILLCTGAVMEEEAAKQLGVKMCKFIPKHSRNLANEFRCYVNYASGLD
- the EEF1AKMT1 gene encoding EEF1A lysine methyltransferase 1 isoform X2; translated protein: MDDDDDIPQLSSHTLAALQEFYLEQQQREGMKTSQGFNQYSIGSIEEDWQLSQFWYSDETASCLAKEAVLAAGKGGRIACISAPSVYQKLKEQDGEGFSVCILEYDRRFSVYGEEFIFYDYNHPLDLPENLLPHSFDIVIADPPYLSEECLQKTAETIKYLTKGKILLCTGAVMEEEAAKQLGVKMCKFIPKHSRNLANEFRCYVNYASGLD